From one Eucalyptus grandis isolate ANBG69807.140 chromosome 9, ASM1654582v1, whole genome shotgun sequence genomic stretch:
- the LOC104419663 gene encoding uncharacterized protein LOC104419663: MEAGILHSLAPCPNSPPPSVFALTTSSTAAAAASPPLLLLLRRRRRLAAVTASATGGSGNDERSAPAPPVTPPDKVEIRFRRGSRRRRQQSEDGAGRVAATAATERAPPTPKSWEEMSLVEKALELYVGEKGLLFWLNKLAYASIFVVIGAWILFRFVGPSLNLYQLDTPPLAPTSILKG; this comes from the coding sequence ATGGAGGCTGGCATCCTCCATTCCCTCGCTCCTTGTCCGAATTCGCCACCGCCGTCCGTCTTCGCCTTGACAACCTCCtcaaccgccgccgccgccgcatctcctcccctcctcctcctcctccggcgcCGGCGTCGCCTCGCCGCCGTCACGGCCAGCGCCACCGGAGGCTCCGGGAACGACGAGCGGAGCGCCCCCGCGCCGCCGGTGACGCCGCCGGACAAGGTGGAGATACGGTTCCGGAGGGggtcgaggaggaggaggcagcaAAGTGAGGACGGGGCGGGTCGGGTAGCGGCAACGGCGGCCACGGAGAGGGCGCCGCCGACGCCGAAGAGTTGGGAAGAGATGAGCTTGGTGGAGAAGGCGTTGGAGCTGTACGTGGGGGAGAAGGGGCTGCTGTTCTGGCTCAACAAGTTGGCCTACGCCTCCATTTTCGTCGTGATCGGAGCCTGGATCCTGTTCAGGTTCGTGGGTCCTTCGCTCAATCTGTACCAGCTGGACACTCCTCCCCTGGCGCCGACCTCCATTTTAAAGGGCTGA
- the LOC108955098 gene encoding WEB family protein At2g17940 encodes MEDKGGGGGGGAVVVVGRAEIDTRPPFKSVKEAVALFGERVLAGEIIANRLKEMRAGASETARAAHSQIAALTTELEETKQNLVKAQEDNNRLANSLKTLKDELENARREVKRLKAAASPKHSLDPEIEDVKFIENVTRVGRAKKKLSLTSEEEEEDDSAGDEDDDDDEREFEFHRKTTRYVKFASPPSLTRVITSSEERETGPERPLSANKTKSKKALVSVVGWLLARKKSGPDHHREDY; translated from the exons atgGAGgataaaggaggaggaggtggcggcggaGCAGTGGTGGTTGTCGGGCGAGCGGAGATCGACACGAGGCCGCCGTTCAAGTCGGTGAAAGAGGCTGTCGCGCTGTTCGGGGAACGGGTCCTCGCGGGGGAGATCATTGCCAATAGGCTCAAAGAG ATGCGTGCCGGAGCTAGTGAAACCGCCCGGGCGGCACACTCCCAAATTGCAGCCCTAACGACCGAGCTCGAGGAAACTAAGCAAAACCTCGTAAAGGCCCAAGAAGACAACAACCGGTTGGCCAACTCCCTCAAAACCCTCAAAGACGAGCTCGAGAATGCCAGGAGAGAGGTGAAGCGATTGAAGGCCGCGGCGTCTCCGAAACACTCTCTCGATCCCGAGATCGAGGACGTCAAGTTCATCGAGAACGTCACCAGAGTTGGCAGGGCCAAGAAGAAGTTATCCCTGACcagcgaagaggaagaagaagacgacagCGCCGGCGatgaagacgacgacgacgacgagagGGAGTTTGAGTTCCACAGGAAGACGACAAGGTACGTGAAGTTCGCGAGCCCGCCGTCGCTGACCCGAGTGATCACGAGTAGTGAAGAGCGTGAGACTGGGCCGGAGAGGCCACTGTCCGCGAACAAGACGAAAAGCAAGAAGGCTCTCGTCTCCGTCGTGGGGTGGCTGCTGGCAAGGAAGAAGAGCGGACCTGATCACCACAGAGAGGATTACTAG
- the LOC104420791 gene encoding protein ANTHESIS POMOTING FACTOR 1 → MGGVQAEREDKDKVSLELTEEILQSMEVGMTFRDYSGRISSMDFHRASSYLVTASDDESIRLYDVASATCLKTINSKKYGVDLVSFTSHPMTVIYSSKNGWDESLRLLSLHDNKYLRYFKGHHDRVVSLSLCPRNECFISGSLDRTVLLWDQRAEKCQGLLRVQGRPATAYDDPGLVFAIAFGGCVRMFDARKYEKGPFEIFSVGGDVSDANVVKFSNDGRLMLLTTTDGHIHVLDSFRGTLLYTFNVKPTSSKSTLEASFSPEGMFVISGSGDGSVYAWSVRGGKEVASWLSTDTEPPVIKWAPGNLMFATGSSELSFWIPDLSKLGAYVGRK, encoded by the exons ATGGGCG GCGTGCAAGCCGAGAGAGAAGACAAGGACAAGGTCTCTCTGGAGCTCACCGAGGAGATCCTCCAGAGCATGGAAGTCGGCATGACGTTCAGAGACTAT AGTGGTAGAATCAGTTCCATGGATTTTCACCGGGCCTCGAGCTATCTAGTGACAGCCAGCGATGATGAGTCTATTCGCCTTTATGATGTGGCAAGCGCAAC ATGTCTGAAGACAATTAATAGCAAAAAGTATGGGGTTGATTTGGTCTCATTCACTTCTCATCCGATGACTGTTATATACTCCTCAAAGAATGGTTGGGATG AGTCACTGAGGCTGTTATCCTTGCATGACAACAAGTACCTGCGCTACTTTAAAGGTCACCATGACAG GGTTGTCTCCCTTAGCTTGTGCCCACGCAATGAATGCTTTATCTCTGGTTCTCTGGATCGCACTGTTTTACTCTGGGATCAACGAGCTGAGAAGTGTCAG GGTCTTTTACGTGTACAAGGAAGGCCTGCCACAGCTTATGATGATCCGGGCCTGGTGTTTGCAATTGCTTTTGGAGGATGTGTTAGGATGTTTGATGCTCGCAAATATGAAAAA ggTCCTTTCGAAATCTTTTCTGTTGGGGGAGATGTGTCGGATGCAAACGTTGTCAAGTTTAGCAATGACGGAAGGCTTATGCTTTTGACTACCACAGATGGGCATATACATGTTCTCGACTCATTCCGAGGCACACTG TTATACACTTTCAATGTCAAGCCAACATCAAGCAAGTCCACCTTGGAGGCATCTTTTAGCCCTGAAGGAATGTTTGTCATTTCTG GTTCTGGAGATGGCAGTGTCTATGCGTGGAGCGTAAGGGGCGGGAAAGAG GTCGCAAGTTGGTTAAGTACTGACACGGAGCCTCCTGTCATAAAATGGGCCCCAGGAAACCTCATGTTCGCAACAGGATCGTCGGAATTATCATTCTGGATTCCTGATCTCTCTAAATTGGGAGCTTATGTTGGAAGAAAGTAG